Genomic window (Arachis hypogaea cultivar Tifrunner chromosome 13, arahy.Tifrunner.gnm2.J5K5, whole genome shotgun sequence):
GGATGTATTTTCTACATTATAAATATGAATTATGACTTTCTTGAATTGATATGTGtcaaatttttacttttattttgtccTCTTATATATACTTAAGATGCATTCTAAACACTATTCATTTCCATTTTATTGCAAAACAGAAATTAGGATCCTATGATTATGTAAGGCCTTAATCATGAAAACTTTGACAAGAATTATATTATGGATGGAAATATTAGTAGTTCATATTGTTTTTCTAATTTCCAAAATATGCAAGCACATTAGTGTCAAACACTTTAATTTGCATTTCTTTTAAATAAACAGACAGGTACAAGTACAGGAATAACATATGCATGTCATTTGTTTTTTGCCAGATATAATTGGCCAAATTGCCTATCCAACTTTAAGAGAAGAACAACTACTGTAATCAGCAGCATAGATACAAACACCAAAATTCTACCTATTTTTAGAACCCTAACTTCAGACTCTAATCTTCCAAGTTTCTAAGCAATCTTCATCTTCCATTCTTCATTGTCAATTAAAGGGCTTGTTTTACCATCACATGTTATCACATCTTCTTCCAGAATTTTATCTACCCACAAAAACAACCCACACCACCTCTTACCTACAATCTGCACCCAAGAAAGTGAATCAACCAAGTTTATATTCAGAATTACAGCAAACAACAAGTCACTACTTTAGGGACCACTTTAAAGTTTAGCTCGtatattcacttttttttttgttttgggtcTGATCAATCTATTCATCTTAATTTCAACCACAAgtcattactttttttttttacggtatccttcaacccgacaggtcaaggaTTAATCCACTGCAGTACTGAGctctatttaagggtttgtcaCTGGCTAAtaagttgctgcatgcacaaagcgAGATTTAAATTTCCGACACTTACTTAAGCAAACTAATGAgataaccactagaccaacccaacttggttcattatattttttttggacaTGAACCACAAGTCATTATGAAGCAACCACTTGAACAATAGCAACTCAAATGGCCAAATATTGGAtggaattttttaacaaaaaagagATCAATTTTTCTTTACCAGTgattttggttttaaatttttggtTTGGGTCAAAGGATATCTTTCTTTTTGGTCGGAGGTCAAAGGATATCTATCTTGTTTTTGGTCATGAAAGGATATCTATCTTTACATTGCATGTTTGCTATTACATAAGATGGTCTAAGCTGGGCTCAGTGAACACTCTGCCCATATTTCCAAGTTGGAAGAACAAGGGAGATCAACCGAAAACATTAACTTGAcctaaatggtttttgaaaaatattaatatatcatGTATTGGCTATGGCCCATGGGTTTCCGTTCCACAAAGATAGGCCCAACGTCTAATATGAATAAAAATCTTAAACCATGAGGTCCAACTCTAACACAACCGAAGTAATAATGATCAGGGCAGCAACCGGCAAAGCAACTTGGATTGGTCGAGTATTTAACTCActgatttacttaaataaatgttAGAGTTCGAATCCCGTCTTATGCATGTCTGTCGGACTAGAAGATactgtaaacaaaaaaaaaataattattaggaTAGCATGTATCTAATAATATTTCATAACTAATTTTCTATCTACTAAGGCAATGTTTgtttaaagaaaaaatgaaaagaaagaaaagagaaaaaaaattaaaaaaataattattttttattatttagttaagaaaaaaaattaaaaaaaataaaaaaattagtggaACCCAATAATTTTTTCTCTCTccaatattagaaaaaaaaatttatcttctcTCTTTACTTCTAATATTATTCATttactttttaaatatattttataatataaaaataaaattattttttttataatatttttttttattttctttttattcaaatacatctaaaaaaaataaaaatccatttattttttttctttctttcctttctctttatttctttctttccaaATCACACTAGCCTAAAAGTTTAACTTCAACGGGACTAGAAATTAGTCATTGTTTACAGGCTAATGATATACCAGAGTTTAAGACTTGGTGAATGAATAGTGACACAAAAAATCAATGCTTTCACAAGGAGAAATTATCTCACAGTAGCCTCTAACTCGAACCTTGATAATTGTTGTCATTAAATTTTAAGCTAGGTATATCATATAGGCTAAAATacgaaatataaaagaaaaatatgtaaaACACATATATGGTAGGTAATTTACATagcatttttctaaattattttatacttctAAAAAATGCTTATCTTTTTTTCTATGCATGTTCGTGTATTACAAAAGGATGAGACAAGATATAATTTTCAAAGTTATAAAATTTAAGAAATCGAAGGCATCGATATTTTTTTGCTGTTcaataatatctaaaaattatatctatctatttatattgtttaattttttttaaaagaaattacaaatcagactgtttaatttttatttttaaaaatcaaaatcgaACTTTTACATTTATTCCCTCTTCAAACAAATTGAACAATCTGATTTAattaatatcatttaaaaaaataacttcataTCAAACAAATATACCTAAGCTTTCAATTAATATAATCCATAAGAAAAAAATTAGCACTAACCCTAAGAAAAGGAGGGAGTTTTTTTGTTAGGTAGATAGTGTTAAAACTTGAAAGATTGCAGTCCGTAATATTGTGGAGGACAAATCCGTCACTGCACATATGAGATATTTTCAAGGTTGCAACTGACACCCGAGATATTTTGGATGCATTATTCTTCGTTCCGTGAATCCAGCCGCTGCAGCTTTATCACGTGATATCGGGTCCCACCTCTTTAACCGTATTACCCTTTTAAAACACCACACGTGCACTTCCTTCACTCTCTTATCCTTACACCTGTTTGGTTACTATCCCATCCCTATTCCGATCCAATCAATCATCACTCCTAATCCCAATTCCCCTTATAAAAATCTTATTAACGACTATTTTCTTTGTATGGAGTAGGACTAAAATATCTATAGTACCCAGTCAAAACTACGAAACAGGCAtagatattttctaaaattatggAAAAGATTAGCCATACACAATAATTAAAGAGCAGGGGTAAAATGGAAACTACGCACTATTGTTAGCTACAAGCTGTAACCAATCAATCCATACCCGTCCGTCCACATAACCCTAATTTTAACCCAGATTCAACCCACAAACCCTAACCCTAGTTAACCTCACCACCTATAAAATAACCCCTTGGGTACGCTGATATTCCTCGTGCTCACTTTTCTCCTTATTCTATCTAATATCCcatatttttagggtttctttatCTAGATATTTCAATGGCTGCCGCAGATGTTGAGTTCCGGTGCTTCGTTGGTGGGCTTGCATGGGCCACCGATAACGACGCTCTAGAGAAGGCCTTCTCTGCCTACGGAGAAATCGTTGAATCGAAGGTCCGTTTATTGCAGGCATCATCGATCGGGATCTGAACACCGATTCGGATATGGATTTGTTACCGCTATCCATCTGATCTGTGATCTGTGATCTCTCTGATCTCTGATCTGTTCTGTGATCTGTTTTCCCGTTACTTGATCTCTGTGTTACTCTTGTTACTATTATGATTCTTATTATCCGCCAATAGGTACGTTCCTTCTTCATCTTTGATTCAAAGGCGAAGATCGATCGGTTTCTATTCGGTTCTCAAATATGTTAATTATCTTTGTTCTTACTCAGATCTGATGTGAATTCTCGTGGTTTTGTTCAGGTTATCAACGATCGCGAAACTGGAAGATCCAGAGGTTTCGGATTTGTGACCTTTGCTTCTGAGCAAGCCATGAGGGATGCGATTGATGGCATGAACGGATCCAACCTTGACGGCCGTAACATCACTGTCAACGAGGCTCAGTCCCGTGGAGGTGGAGGAGGTGGTGGAGGTGGCTTCAGAAGCGGAGGCGGCGGTGGATATGGTGGTGGCGGATTTAGCCGTGGCGGCGGTGGTGGTGGATACGGAGGCGGCGGGGGTCGTCGTGAAGGTGGATACAACAGAAACGGTGGTGGCGGCGGTGGCTACGGAGGTGGCGGTTATGGCGGTGGTAGGGACCGTGGCTATGGTGATGGTGGCTCCCGTTACTCCAGAGGCGGTGGTGACTCCGATGGCAGCAGCTGGAGGAACTGATTTGTGATCTGCATGGGTTTGGGGGTTGTGTGGGGTTTATGATTGTAATCGTGTTGAGAGAAGTTTACTTTTTAGGTGCCTGAAATGTAGGTGGTTCTCTTTAGTTTTAGAGTGGTACTGGTATCTGGTTATGATTTCGTGGTGTTGCTATGGTTCTATCTAGTTTTTGACCTCTGAATCTGGTTGTTTGTTCATAGAACGATCGATTGTATGATAGTCAGAAATCAAGAGATTTAAAGTTTCTACATATCTTCCCGTTTCTTCTGTTTTGCTGATTTCTCGAATTAAATTTTGCTTAAAGAACCAAATCCAAAAACTATGGTAATGTCGACCGAACAATATATTATTTGTTTTGcgaattagtattttttattctgGTGGTgctactaaaataattacttgatTAAATTTATAATACACGAACGATTGAATATGTGTATGAAAATTGTTGTATCATTTGAAAGTGGAAGCGGAGTTCCTCTCGCTCTTGTATTTTCACTTTTTGAGACCTTTGTTTTTGTTCCATAGTCACCATTTTTGTAACTTTGGTAGATACGCTGAATACTTGAGAACCATTTAGAATAATTTAGTTATACAAAAATAACGAAGCATTTTCAATTGGCCCTAAGCTGGATCTAATTGTCGAGAATTTTTATACAAATCGTGTGGCAGGTCTGGTTGTTTACTTGTACATGGATTACTACTAATAGCAGCATTGCGAATAGAACAAGAGTGAccaaaaatcaaattcttttaaaTACGTGTAACATTTCAAATAACAATACAATACTGCATTCACGTGTATTTGAAAAATACTTTTGTATTCGAAGGTTATACCACTTCACCAATAGACCGCTACAACTAGAAGGGCTAACGTCAATAGCGATGTGATAAGCAAATTGGACTTGATCTAAGTAAAAGCCCACCATGCTGCATGCAAGCACGGACAAACATAGTATAAAATAGGGACAAGGAGGGCTAAGTTCAGCATAAGAGAGAAAGCAAAATGGGCCGTGCCGAAATTAAAAGGCCAGTATGCTAGATCCTGCATGCATTCTAGCCATATTTTTGGATATCGATTTTCTGCTGTTGTCTCCTTGGGTAGCCTCATTCTTAAGGAGAAATTAGGAATAGGTTTTGTGTGTGAGATTGGAATGGGCTTCTAGTGTCTCGAAATCGATGGAGATCAATGGtaaattaattttcataattctgtccaaaaaaaaaattcataataaaacaTGTATGCGCTTCAGTCAAATCATGAACCTTTCAAAACTGAGTACAAAGCTCAGCATACAAAATCTTCAATGACAATAGAGATGTGCAAATTCAAGTACTTGACGTGGCATGTCACATAGAATCTACTTGGCCTTCTTAACAAGGTTAGAGGTTCGAAATTCAGCATCGTCCCTTACGAAGCTCCACCAAATGTAGGTCAGAGGAATTGTTGTTGCATGCCAAAGAGCATGAGCATCCAGAAGTCCTTGATACGGAGGGAAATCGTATATTTCTAGGAGCATCGCAAGACCACCCGAGAAAACAACCAGCCAGACCTTCCACCGTGAAGGATGGCAACTAACACCTGCCCAAACTGCCCAAATGACAAGCTGTGTTACACCCATCATTACGCAAACCATCATATTCCAGCCTGTGCAATAAGAATGAAAATGCTGTCAAAATTACCAGACAAAGGGAGGGTATATATGAAATGATAGAAAACATTACAAACATAACAGAGAAATATACATAACAAGCCAAGTTCTCAAGTGCACAAGGTGGATCCAATCTATCCACTTCCGAAAACTAAGCGTCACTTCCACCACAATAAATTGACAAATACAAATTTAAGCCTAAAGAACAAGTCGGAAGAAAACTCAGAATATAAGATCACTGTCAATAATTTTGTAACAATAGCAGAAGCcacaagaagaaaatagaaacaaataaTTATCAGTCTGTTCAAGCAACGATTTTATCAAAGAACGCATGAGTCCCACATTTGACCTGAGTTAACAATATAAAGATTACATGATATAGGACATACCATAATCTAATGTATAGAAGTTGATGTACATTACATGAGTGACTACAAAGGCTATCAATGGAGCAGAAACCATAACTCTGGTAGCTTCATCCTTAACATTGAAGCCACGTAATATGGCTAAAATGAGAGAATATCCAAGGAGAACCACTGCAGATGAGTAGTCCAGTTTCTCTGTCAGATCAACATCTCTGCAGTTCATTGACGCCAGAAACAATGAAATATAGGcaaaagagagaaaggaaaagagTTGTGGAATACTTAAAGAGACCTATTTTCCTATACTCAACCGTAAGCAAGACTTTTTAAGATTGTAAGTCCAACCCTACCATATGCAAGCTTGGGGGGATGGGCTGGCTGACCAAGTGATTCCAAAGAAAATAATGAGCATATTCTAAAGCAACATGGAATATAACATATTACCACATGCAAAACTAAACAATGTAGGGTGGCATTTACAGGAATCAGTATATGTAAATCATTATGAATCACGACAAGCTATTATGCCATCTCGGTGTTGTGGATCTATTTTCATCCTAAAATACTACACATGGAGAGTGGACAGTCAAATGACAATAGAAGCAATATTAGCATGTATTATGTGGGATTTAGAAATAAGCGACATATTTTCTTGAAAGACAATGGGATCATCAACAAATTCAGAATGCTACTGTCAATAGCATTAATTCAACTTCATTACATATCTTATGGTATGCTCCAAATAATTTTAAGTCAGGCTTGCAATTTCACAGTTAAAACAGCCATTCATAAAATTTATGTGTCTTAATGATAGAATTTTCATATACTatacagaaaaaataatattaatattcatATCTTGTGATTGAATTTGACCTGCATCATTGACTAAGTGTCCAGGTGATTAAAAATAAGTACTGAAAGTATCTGAATAAGCAACTTACCGACTGTGGAAAACAGCACTCCAGAACCAAGAGTTTAGTGATAAGAGTGCATAGATATGCCACAAACCAGAATATTCATAATATGGCTTTTTTCCATATTTTAGAGGCAATTTATagtaaagaagaatgaagaaggagatCCAACCATGAAAATGCATTGCAAGATTGAGAGCAGAGAAAGCCACAGATGCAGGCTCCTAAAACAAAAAGTGACATATCAGAGATATAAACGAGTTTTGGGGTAATCAGACACCAACTCCAATTGAAATGAAAGACACATGGCTTTTGCGAGAGAAACCTGCATCCCATAAATACGCTTGAAAGGCCATTTGCCATGATATTTGACGGGGCCGAGGCTatgtaattctttttctttctctctctcaagcATGCAGTAGTACCGACAGTCACTTTGACAGTCCCATTTTTTCCATTGTATGTAAAGTGAATCTTGCATGTACCAAGGACGATCAATAAGAACTCCATCCGAAGAAAATTTACAATTTGGAAAGCATTTTTTACCAACACATCCATTTTCTTGACATTGGGTTACACAACTCCTAATATTCAAACAAAACATGGATGAAATGGTCAGGTATAATCCAATAAAATATTtaacttaaatcataagcacttagTAACATAGAACACCTGGAAGTATGGAAAATGGTCAGGTATAATCCAATAAAATATTtaacttaaatcataagcacttagTAACATAGAACACCTGTAAGTATGGAAGATTTTCCTATGTACTAccgataagaaaaataaaagtagaaacaaAGTACCATTTCTTACAGTTATACTCAATGAATACAAAAATGCTGAACTTATTTCCATATGGAGAAGAAAAATAGAGAAGTTATGTAAGGATAGATTATGCACCTATAATGTGGATCAGCATCACCAAGACTTGCATCTACTACCAAGACAGACCACAGAAGCCCCAGAAGGAAAGCAACCACATAACGAACTAACATCTGGTTACAGCAATAACTGATGGTTAAACAAAATAACACAAGGTTCTGAACAAACGGACCAGCCATTGAACCATTCAAACTACCAGGTCAAAGATTCAGACGACTAACAGATTCAACCAAAGTTCCACCTAAATAACCGAATTgtactaaaataagaaaaatacaaaatcatCTAACTAAACCAAAATTTCAAGTAACTAATCTCAAGCAACAGATCCAAAACCAAATAACAAAGCTATGACTAAGTTTATTATCAATAACATATAACATAAGCATAGattaagtaaaaataaaaaaactaacctaatttgatcaagaatttaatcagcaatttcATCAACAATGAGCAACTGCAATACATTGATAGCAAAATTCACTTATAGCAGCAGCAACATTAGCACTAAATCAACAATAACACATTGATCAACGAtaaaaatcaaaacataaatAGCGAAAAAAACATAGCACTGGCAGATGCGGAGCAGACCGGAGGAGAAGAGAGGCGCAGTAGAGGAGGCAGCGGAGCAGAAAAAAGAGGAAACCGCCGCGGAGAAGAAGCAAAAGCAGAGAGAGCGCCGCGGCGGAGCAGAGTCACCGCAGGTCAAACTCAACCGACGGAGCAGAGCACGCAGAAGTCAGAGAGGAGATGCAACGTGCGACAGCGGTGATCTTTGATTGAGtccagtgaagaagaagaagaagaaaaagaagaaaagcagaAGAGAAATAAGGGAGCCTAGGGTTCTGTTTTTGCCATTTGGGTGTTTTCTACTTTTCCAGTTTCTGATAAAAAAGCGAAAGGATTAAGTTTGATTCTATGCAAAAACTTCAATTTTTAGGTGAATTATACGGTAAAAATGTAAGTTTAAAGATCTTTTTTTGTATGAgatgaaagagaaattaaaaaagataaattctacactttaaataacaataaaataataaaaaataactataaaaaaaatttattatacatAAACTCTCAGATTTAGCTAACACATATtctttaaaatttggtaaaaagaGTGAATTTTTTAATATGTTAATGTATAAAAATTTACAATTCTAACATTTAATTATCTATCCGAATTcaactaaattaaacaataagacttgaaataatattagttataactaatttttgttatattaaattaattttttttatgatttaaaagaaaatacacaaaaaaaataaataagaaactgCTTAAAAAAGATAGTACCAttgaatactactctcaaactccttccaaggcaaCGGAAGCTCCATTTGGGGAGAAAGGgtcctcattgcagtctttgccatgatgtctgctactatatttgcatctctcaagatgAACCGAAAGATCAGCACGCTATTTCTAAGACATGATATTTCGGATTTTTAACATCAAAGGATCGATAAACCCAGAGCAATcctgtaaattattgacaatagtaaaagcctCCACACAATTTGTCTCACATATAACGTCTCTTTGTCCCGAGTCTCATACTAAAAGAAAgcatctccaaatagcaaacaactctccttgtAAAATactacgactctcaattgtttCAGTCAGTGTCGTTGCTACCTTCTCTTCCAATCTCTGCTAAtacaagcaaaaccaactcgagcaccGTTACtaggatagctagcatcacaattaattttaaaggtacccactgagaggggaatccaagagccactaatcGTGGACAGATGGAGGGGATAGAcagtcgttgcaactcaaaaatatttcggagctccttttccaaggacaaagccataccaatTACCTTGTCTATGGTCCAATGCTCGCGAGGATAAAAGATCTCGTTATTCCTCGAACgccaaatccaccagagaccagaaaagaatctaaaggggcgTTGTTTGCTGttatgtaagaaccaactcatcaaatccactggTTGATCGGAGATCCCTAAAACTTGCCAAACTAGTTGGGCTTTTGGATAATCCCGAATACAATATAAAACCGATTTCTAATCTGAGAAACATCGTGGACAGCTATCCGTGTGCAAAATGTCCCTCATAAAACGAAATGCAGCAATAGGAAGAACTTCCAGAAGACATAGTCAGgccaaaaatttatatttttctgaaacatgttgacgccaaagccaaagccaattatcTATATCCTTCCAACTAAACATCTTTTTACTGAACCACAAATAATTCTACAAAAAAAAGCTAATTTAATAACCTAGCTCTCATACCATaacaaaaaaacttaaatatataatattatattaatttttatgataaatacttaaatataattgttacatatattattttattattttttatataaaattaataattaaaaaatattaaattatttaaccgtCTTTGCATAAAGATatttgcatataaatttttattatttttatatataatattattataaattaacttttacaaataaaaaaaaacacgaataaagatacttatatattttaatacaAGCAATATTTTACTTATTAAGGCAAATTTAGTCAAATTCAAACTTGACTCTAAACAAACTCGGCTCGATATATAATAAACATGTGTAATTCTAGAACtaaattattcataataaattaacaaaatcttgctcttaaaaattaactttaataaatattatataatatttatatcaaaataaattattgaaaaataaaaccaATATTATGTACTGtaaaaaaagtattaattaaaacaaaaaaccaTGATACTTtgttacaaattttattaaacattatatattttagttatgagACCTGAATTAGATCTATCCAAATCCAAAATATAATCTAAACTCAgtctaaaaataatatcaaataaaaaagaaaaaagaaaaaaactcaaaccaattaaaatatgaTTTGGGTTGGGGGTAGGGTTTGCAActcttaaaatttagtaattgaaTAACTTTCTGATGGATCTCACGAACTTAGTTGTAACACTAAATTAATTAGCACGTGCTGCATTAAGTGCACTTTGGTTACTGAACCCTAATCAGTTGAGTtcagaatttttctttttttgaaaaatgggAAAGAGCAAAATTTTGATAATTGGAGCAAGTGGGAACCTGGGTTTTCACTTAGCAGAAGCAAGCCTCAAGTTTGATCATCCAACATTTGCACTTGTTAGGGATTCTGCTTTCTCTGACCCCATCAAAGCACAGAAGCTTCACTCTCTCTCTCATGCTGGTGCCACCCTCCTCAAAGTATGTTCTTCAATTCCACCTCCCTTACATTGCAATCTCGAATCTTTGTTTTTGTGGcttacattttctttttcatgctTAGGGTTCCCTCCAAGATGAAGCCAGCATTGTTGAAGCTGTCAAGTTAGTGGATGTTGTTATTTCTGCTGTTTCAGCTAAGCAAACTCTTGATCAGAAGCTTCTTATCCGAGTTATCAAACAATCTGGCTCCATTAAGGTCCACTTTAAACTTCCTGTCTTAAGAATTTGGATTTTTGGATATGATGCAAGTATGGAGTACCTCATAAAATTGTCTAGGGTAGAACAATATGGTTGGTTTGACAAGTTTGAAGGAGTGGATTTGTTGAGCATTGAATTGAATCAGATTGGGTATATTTTGAAATAGACTCTGTTGAAAGAGTTTGTTGCATGCATTCTACCTGTTTGTTGTTTTGTCTATTTCTGACTTTCTGTTGTTGTTGTCTCTTTGGGGTTAGCCTCATTCTTCAGCAGAAATTAGGAATAGATTTTATGAGTGTGAAAGTGGAATGGGCTTGTTGGGTCTTGAAATCCATGGAGATCAATGGTAAATTAATTTGGCATAAGAAAACATGCATGCGCTTTTCAGTCAAATAATGAGCCTTTCAACCTTCAAGTCCTTGTGGTTATTTGTTAACATTCGCTTAAAATGCTGATTCTTAGGCCATTTCTAATGTTCTGCTTCAATTTCTTGTGGAATTGGTTAATTTGGTTTTGGAGCATCCATTTCTAAAGCTGTTACCAACAGTCTTACTATTTTCATTTATTAAGATATATGCTCCCACCATTTCTGATCTGCATGTGTGTATGTATTGCCAATGGTCCTTGTATTATTGAATATTTGAATTGTAAGATATGTTCAATGATGTGTTGTTTATTTTGGTCTCTTCAGAGATTCATCCCAGCTGAATTTGGAGCAGACCCTACCAAGGTTCAAATATATGACCTGGAGGATGGTCACAATTTCTACGCACCCAAACTCGAAATTCGCCAGATGGTTGAGGCCGAAGGAATTCCATATACCTGCATTTGCTGCAATTTCTTCATGAAGATTTTGCTCCCTTCTCTTGTTCAGCCAGGCTTAAATGCTCCTCCTAGGGACAAGGTTACCATATTTGGTGATGGGAACACAAAAGGTCTGTTTGATCGAAGACGATTGCTAATTTCTTGTCACGTAATTGTTATTCTTTTTGTTTGGTGCTTATTCATGAAGGGTTTCTTTGCAGGCGTATTTGTTAAGGAAAATGACGTCGCTGCCTTCACTATTAGC
Coding sequences:
- the LOC112736888 gene encoding uncharacterized protein isoform X1, which encodes MLVRYVVAFLLGLLWSVLVVDASLGDADPHYRSCVTQCQENGCVGKKCFPNCKFSSDGVLIDRPWYMQDSLYIQWKKWDCQSDCRYYCMLEREKEKELHSLGPVKYHGKWPFKRIYGMQEPASVAFSALNLAMHFHGWISFFILLYYKLPLKYGKKPYYEYSGLWHIYALLSLNSWFWSAVFHSRDVDLTEKLDYSSAVVLLGYSLILAILRGFNVKDEATRVMVSAPLIAFVVTHVMYINFYTLDYGWNMMVCVMMGVTQLVIWAVWAGVSCHPSRWKVWLVVFSGGLAMLLEIYDFPPYQGLLDAHALWHATTIPLTYIWWSFVRDDAEFRTSNLVKKAK
- the LOC112736889 gene encoding glycine-rich RNA-binding, abscisic acid-inducible protein — translated: MAAADVEFRCFVGGLAWATDNDALEKAFSAYGEIVESKVINDRETGRSRGFGFVTFASEQAMRDAIDGMNGSNLDGRNITVNEAQSRGGGGGGGGGFRSGGGGGYGGGGFSRGGGGGGYGGGGGRREGGYNRNGGGGGGYGGGGYGGGRDRGYGDGGSRYSRGGGDSDGSSWRN
- the LOC112736890 gene encoding probable pinoresinol-lariciresinol reductase 3 gives rise to the protein MGKSKILIIGASGNLGFHLAEASLKFDHPTFALVRDSAFSDPIKAQKLHSLSHAGATLLKGSLQDEASIVEAVKLVDVVISAVSAKQTLDQKLLIRVIKQSGSIKRFIPAEFGADPTKVQIYDLEDGHNFYAPKLEIRQMVEAEGIPYTCICCNFFMKILLPSLVQPGLNAPPRDKVTIFGDGNTKGVFVKENDVAAFTISTVDDPRTLNKVLYLRPPGNVCSLNELVEMWETKIGKKLEKSHVSEEELVKKIKGTSYPANFEQLFIYSAFIKKDHTYFDIESSNGVNGTELYPQLKYTTVSEFLDTLV
- the LOC112736888 gene encoding uncharacterized protein isoform X2, translated to MQVLVMLIHIIDSLYIQWKKWDCQSDCRYYCMLEREKEKELHSLGPVKYHGKWPFKRIYGMQEPASVAFSALNLAMHFHGWISFFILLYYKLPLKYGKKPYYEYSGLWHIYALLSLNSWFWSAVFHSRDVDLTEKLDYSSAVVLLGYSLILAILRGFNVKDEATRVMVSAPLIAFVVTHVMYINFYTLDYGWNMMVCVMMGVTQLVIWAVWAGVSCHPSRWKVWLVVFSGGLAMLLEIYDFPPYQGLLDAHALWHATTIPLTYIWWSFVRDDAEFRTSNLVKKAK